The following are from one region of the Carassius gibelio isolate Cgi1373 ecotype wild population from Czech Republic chromosome A13, carGib1.2-hapl.c, whole genome shotgun sequence genome:
- the LOC128026767 gene encoding V-set and transmembrane domain-containing protein 4-like isoform X2, with translation MKLSAFAIVVLTRAFIGELSEALNVTVTPGPVSMCMEGDNITLTCLVSQRKRSSSVLVLRWLYFPTPEDEHLVGRMGMKKTKYYGNYSKHFPQTKFHLWEAMDRQIYRLLILNVSLKDGGNYTCKVQEIRKHRNNWRASSNGTGSMVLQDLYLCAALICSIGLVCMLVFAMTITCQHLQHRRRLRASYYLVKCPENSSGETVTSVCSSSPAMHRKERRHKPQLRDITEPLPPPQIPAKAPVPRKPRRTKLLKAQPTKRVGMLNFIELILHKSIIFFHTKALKRLSDDDRVS, from the exons ATGAAGCTCTCTGCTTTTGCGATAGTTGTCCTGACTAGGGCTTTTATTGGAG AGCTGAGTGAAGCTTTAAATGTGACCGTCACCCCTGGGCCAGTCAGCATGTGTATGGAGGGAGACAACATCACTTTGACCTGCTTAGTGTCTCAGAGAAAGAGAAGCAGCAGTGTCCTGGTGCTACGCTGGCTCTACTTCCCTACCCCTGAAGACGAGCACCTCGTGGGCAGGATGGGCATGAAGAAGACCAAATATTACGGCAACTACAGCAAGCATTTTCCCCAGACCAAGTTCCACCTGTGGGAAGCAATGGACAGACAGATCTATCGTTTGCTGATCCTGAATGTTTCCCTCAAGGATGGGGGCAACTATACCTGTAAAGTGCAGGAAATACGGAAGCACAGAAACAATTGGAGGGCCTCGTCAAATGGAACAGGAAGCATGGTATTACAAG ATTTGTATCTGTGTGCTGCGCTCATCTGCTCTATCGGTCTGGTCTGTATGCTTGTCTTTGCCATGACTATCACATGTCAGCACCTGCAGCACAGACGAAGACTACGAG CCAGTTATTACCTTGTGAAGTGTCCAGAAAACAG CTCGGGAGAAACAGTAACCAGTGTGTGCAGCTCTTCTCCTGCAATGCACAGAAAAGAGAGACGGCACAAACCACAGCTCAGAGACATCACCGAACCACTACCACCACCACAGATACCAGCTAAAG CACCTGTACCAAGAAAGCCACGAAGGACCAAACTTTTAAAGGCACAACCTACAAAAAGGGTAGGAATGCTAAATTTTATTGAACTCATTTTACATAAGAGCATTATTTTCTTTCATACTAAAGCATTAAAAAGATTAAGTGATGATGATAGGGTTTCATAA
- the LOC128026767 gene encoding V-set and transmembrane domain-containing protein 4-like isoform X1, whose amino-acid sequence MKLSAFAIVVLTRAFIGELSEALNVTVTPGPVSMCMEGDNITLTCLVSQRKRSSSVLVLRWLYFPTPEDEHLVGRMGMKKTKYYGNYSKHFPQTKFHLWEAMDRQIYRLLILNVSLKDGGNYTCKVQEIRKHRNNWRASSNGTGSMVLQVHHIASTGKADVIWRIFEDLYLCAALICSIGLVCMLVFAMTITCQHLQHRRRLRASYYLVKCPENSSGETVTSVCSSSPAMHRKERRHKPQLRDITEPLPPPQIPAKAPVPRKPRRTKLLKAQPTKRVGMLNFIELILHKSIIFFHTKALKRLSDDDRVS is encoded by the exons ATGAAGCTCTCTGCTTTTGCGATAGTTGTCCTGACTAGGGCTTTTATTGGAG AGCTGAGTGAAGCTTTAAATGTGACCGTCACCCCTGGGCCAGTCAGCATGTGTATGGAGGGAGACAACATCACTTTGACCTGCTTAGTGTCTCAGAGAAAGAGAAGCAGCAGTGTCCTGGTGCTACGCTGGCTCTACTTCCCTACCCCTGAAGACGAGCACCTCGTGGGCAGGATGGGCATGAAGAAGACCAAATATTACGGCAACTACAGCAAGCATTTTCCCCAGACCAAGTTCCACCTGTGGGAAGCAATGGACAGACAGATCTATCGTTTGCTGATCCTGAATGTTTCCCTCAAGGATGGGGGCAACTATACCTGTAAAGTGCAGGAAATACGGAAGCACAGAAACAATTGGAGGGCCTCGTCAAATGGAACAGGAAGCATGGTATTACAAG TACATCATATAGCGAGCACAGGAAAAGCTGACGTCATATGGCGCATATTTGAAG ATTTGTATCTGTGTGCTGCGCTCATCTGCTCTATCGGTCTGGTCTGTATGCTTGTCTTTGCCATGACTATCACATGTCAGCACCTGCAGCACAGACGAAGACTACGAG CCAGTTATTACCTTGTGAAGTGTCCAGAAAACAG CTCGGGAGAAACAGTAACCAGTGTGTGCAGCTCTTCTCCTGCAATGCACAGAAAAGAGAGACGGCACAAACCACAGCTCAGAGACATCACCGAACCACTACCACCACCACAGATACCAGCTAAAG CACCTGTACCAAGAAAGCCACGAAGGACCAAACTTTTAAAGGCACAACCTACAAAAAGGGTAGGAATGCTAAATTTTATTGAACTCATTTTACATAAGAGCATTATTTTCTTTCATACTAAAGCATTAAAAAGATTAAGTGATGATGATAGGGTTTCATAA
- the LOC128026123 gene encoding WD repeat- and FYVE domain-containing protein 4 isoform X1: MPPTKQQENGELASGESSESIEAKTTQIQSQTNGDLKAHEDSVVLLKEQLTQLGTIRQQSPEQRDQELNRLLLLFIQVSESGSVLDDLELQGLALQVGEALVCHIQQRVADKPAEEARYELEQLFQRSEVRSNQGWLLLKSISLLSNRDSEVGVMIKTGLPAALVKCLYLFVALPPRKESSVSQNDVDEEVKCSFQDTFTQVILQLCRHVCFVEVLLETQELSSVIISLTLLWDQCSPSWRQQASRVLRVVSAAQAHNTVPALQASNCMKICIQNMHKISENIPCHVLAEVAVSVFSFVKDSYPVSPALFEEFENNDGYSIFQAILIRCEEEVTEEQYLAVQDLLGLIASFTLFGKAELKVAICVNNPQPPGFTFDPTLTNGSPVKNLTAFKIIQASFLRSGNTVICSQILRTIQMIWSWEKANFFLVEWSLQSLAQLAECVWQKSPPVHLIFFELLETVIYQLSYIPHETIRKVQAVLKQGSSEAFNVAALDCFYRLIIHSGLLSEVLSDGGLMEQLLFELKRRAKIIRKTGVAVEEKADSYERKLTTNILNVVSALALQSVRNTVFIRDLGMIPYVKIFLDVEQFRSPALCILEQLSEVNPEEYMSTAIGALCSSTESEIRLKQDLLQSIMKVLENPNSWNAFRTSGGFTGLLSIVVDMEGSLLEAPAGPWAALSRQSLVELLLLTLHTLALAVHVHPINGHIFHTTGVCEKLGDALMQLGCFQRGVPVETDKEIFDCRTFQEFVEAVKRPEPQLPPPLGDCVKLLGFLEQFATGVSLVAGPSAGLHDNNDAGESQKTKEPTNEDEALNHTRASSVSFVSTDSGRAYCDLIILHPGAVKLIMTLLPSIYCPSDPCLSEELQLAVIHHVQTMLKSDRDRQIMCEFGLASTLLTHCKHILIDNSHSLHLPIVRILEKLASQSMDHKCLRQFLCLGDPLMCSGNNRLSVSCEEARNTNQTKDSTEDNKKSSKKAMKRSFSLLKTSSDSGTVVPLHRIISLVSITSPRSIQPHKVSISPSFVEFDMTDSGYG, encoded by the exons ATGCCACCCACCAAACAACAG gagaacGGGGAACTTGCATCAGGGGAGAGTTCAGAGAGCATAGAAGCGAAAACTACCCAAATCCAAAGTCAGACAAATGGAGACCTGAAAGCACATGAGGATTCAGTGGTGCTTCTGAAAGAACAACTAACTCAGCTGGGTACAATAAGACAACAGTCACCAGAACAAAGAGACCAAGAGCTCAACAGACTTCTGCTTCTGTTCATCCAG GTCTCAGAGAGCGGCAGTGTCCTGGATGATCTGGAACTCCAGGGCTTGGCGCTGCAGGTTGGAGAAGCTCTTGTCTGTCATATACAGCAGCGAGTGGCAGATAAGCCTGCAG AGGAAGCCCGATATGAATTGGAGCAGTTgtttcagaggtcagaggtcagaagcAACCAAGGATGGCTTCTGCTCAAATCGATATCTCTTTTGTCTAACAGAGACTCT GAGGTTGGCGTTATGATCAAGACAGGTCTACCAGCTGCGTTAGTCAAGTGTCTCTACCTGTTTGTAGCTTTGCCTCCCCGAAAAGAGAGCTCTGTCTCTCAGAATGATGTCGACGAGGAAGTCAAATGCTCTTTTCAGGACACCTTTACTCAG GTGATCTTGCAGCTGTGCAGGCATGTGTGTTTTGTGGAGGTTCTGTTGGAGACCCAGGAGCTCTCAAGCGTGATCATCTCTCTCACACTGCTGTGGGATCAGTGCAGCCCCTCATGGAGACAGCAGGCGTCCCGTGTGCTCAGAGTGGTGTCTGCCGCTCAAGCTCACAACACTGTACCTGCACTGCAAG ctaGTAACTGCATGAAGATCTGCATCCAGAACATGCATAAGATCAGCGAGAACATCCCTTGTCATGTTCTAGCTGAGGTGGCCGTGAGTGTTTTCAGCTTTGTGAAGGACTCTTATCCAGTCAGCCCTGCTCTTTTTGAGGAGTTTGAGAACAATGATGGCTATAGCATCTTTCAGGCCATTTTAATACG GTGTGAGGAGGAAGTGACAGAGGAGCAGTATTTAGCCGTTCAAGACCTTCTAGGCCTCATCGCGTCATTCACACTTTTTGGCAAGGCTGAACTGAAGGTTGCCATATGTGTGAACAACCCCCAACCACCAGGCTTCACGTTTGACCCTACTCTGACTAACG gttCGCCAGTGAAGAACCTCACAGCCTTCAAAATCATCCAGGCCTCCTTCTTGCGCTCAGGCAACACAGTGATCTGCAGCCAAATCCTGCGTACCATCCAGATGATCTGGTCTTGGGAAAAGGCTAACTTCTTCCTGGTGGAGTGGTCTCTGCAGTCTCTGGCTCAGCTGGCCGAGTGTGTGTGGCAGAAATCGCCACCTGTTCACCTCATTTTCTTCGAACTGCTTGAAACCGTCATCTACCAGCTCTCCTACATCCCACACGAGACAATCAGGAAGGTCCAAGCCGTGTTGAAACAGGGTTCCTCCGAGGCCTTTAATGTCGCAGCTCTGGACTGCTTCTACAGGCTCATCATTCACAGCGGATTGCTGTCTGAAGTCCTGAGTGATGGAGGACTGATGGAACAACTGTTGTTTGAGCTCAAAAGAAGGGCAAAGATAATCAGAAAGACTGGTGTTGCTG TTGAGGAGAAAGCTGACAGCTATGAGAGGAAGTTGACCACCAACATTTTGAATGTGGTGTCAGCCCTGGCCTTGCAGTCAGTCAGAAACACTG TATTCATCAGGGACTTGGGAATGATTCCCTATGTGAAGATCTTTCTGGATGTTGAGCAGTTCCGCAGTCCAGCTCTGTGCATCCTGGAGCAGCTGTCGGAGGTCAATCCAGAGGAATACATGAGCACCGCCATCGGAGCCCTCTGTTCCTCCACTGAGAGTGAGATCAGACTCAAACAGGATCTCTTACAG TCTATTATGAAAGTTCTGGAAAACCCAAACAGCTGGAATGCCTTCCGCACCTCTGGAGGATTTACTGGCCTGCTCTCCATAGTTGTGGACATGGAAGGATCTCTGCTGGAAGCCCCAGCAGGACCATGGGCCGCACTGAGCCGCCAGAGCCTTGTTGAGCTGCTGCTCCTCACCCTACACACCCTTGCCCTTGCTGTGCATGTGCACCCCATCAATGGCCACATTTTCCACACGACCGGAGTCTGCGAGAAGCTTGGTGATGCTCTGATGCAGTTGGGCTGTTTCCAGAGAGGGGTCCCTGTGGAAACAGACAAAGAAATCTTTGACTGTAGGACTTTCCAAGAGTTTGTGGAGGCGGTGAAGAGGCCAGAACCTCAGTTGCCACCACCTTTAGGAGACTGTGTTAAGCTGCTGGGATTCCTGGAGCAATTTGCTACTGGTGTGAGCTTGGTTGCAGGTCCATCTGCTGGATTGCATGATAATAATGACGCTGGTGAGAGTCAGAAGACAAAGGAGCCAACCAATGAGGATGAGGCGTTGAATCACACCAGGGCCTCAAGTGTCTCATTTGTATCAACAGATTCTGGAAG GGCTTACTGTGACCTCATCATTCTTCATCCTGGAGCTGTTAAGCTGATCATGACTCTTCTGCCTAGTATCTACTGTCCCAGTGACCCTTGT ttgtctgAAGAGCTGCAGCTTGCTGTGATTCATCATGTGCAGACTATGTTGAAATCGGACAGAGATAGACAGATCATGTGTGAGTTTGGTCTGGCGTCCACACTGCTGACTCACTGCAAACATATCCTCATTGACAATTCCCATTCATTACACCTGCCCATAGTACGGATCCTTGAGAAACTCGCATCTCAGTCCATGGATCACAAATGCCTCAG GCAGTTCCTTTGTCTCGGGGATCCTCTGATGTGCAGTGGTAACAATCGGCTTTCTGTCTCCTGTGAAGAGGCCAGAAACACAA ACCAGACAAAAGACTCAACAGAGGATAACAAAAAATCCTCAAAAAAGGCAATGAAAAGAAGTTTCAGTCTACTGAAAACATCTTCAGACAGTGGGACTGTAGTTCCTCTTCATAGAATCATAAGTCTTGTCTCCATAACATCGCCACGGAGCATTCAGCCACACAAAGTCTCCATTTCCCCTTCCTTTGTGGAGTTTGACATGACAGACAGTGGCTATGGGTAA
- the LOC128026123 gene encoding WD repeat- and FYVE domain-containing protein 4 isoform X2: MPPTKQQNGELASGESSESIEAKTTQIQSQTNGDLKAHEDSVVLLKEQLTQLGTIRQQSPEQRDQELNRLLLLFIQVSESGSVLDDLELQGLALQVGEALVCHIQQRVADKPAEEARYELEQLFQRSEVRSNQGWLLLKSISLLSNRDSEVGVMIKTGLPAALVKCLYLFVALPPRKESSVSQNDVDEEVKCSFQDTFTQVILQLCRHVCFVEVLLETQELSSVIISLTLLWDQCSPSWRQQASRVLRVVSAAQAHNTVPALQASNCMKICIQNMHKISENIPCHVLAEVAVSVFSFVKDSYPVSPALFEEFENNDGYSIFQAILIRCEEEVTEEQYLAVQDLLGLIASFTLFGKAELKVAICVNNPQPPGFTFDPTLTNGSPVKNLTAFKIIQASFLRSGNTVICSQILRTIQMIWSWEKANFFLVEWSLQSLAQLAECVWQKSPPVHLIFFELLETVIYQLSYIPHETIRKVQAVLKQGSSEAFNVAALDCFYRLIIHSGLLSEVLSDGGLMEQLLFELKRRAKIIRKTGVAVEEKADSYERKLTTNILNVVSALALQSVRNTVFIRDLGMIPYVKIFLDVEQFRSPALCILEQLSEVNPEEYMSTAIGALCSSTESEIRLKQDLLQSIMKVLENPNSWNAFRTSGGFTGLLSIVVDMEGSLLEAPAGPWAALSRQSLVELLLLTLHTLALAVHVHPINGHIFHTTGVCEKLGDALMQLGCFQRGVPVETDKEIFDCRTFQEFVEAVKRPEPQLPPPLGDCVKLLGFLEQFATGVSLVAGPSAGLHDNNDAGESQKTKEPTNEDEALNHTRASSVSFVSTDSGRAYCDLIILHPGAVKLIMTLLPSIYCPSDPCLSEELQLAVIHHVQTMLKSDRDRQIMCEFGLASTLLTHCKHILIDNSHSLHLPIVRILEKLASQSMDHKCLRQFLCLGDPLMCSGNNRLSVSCEEARNTNQTKDSTEDNKKSSKKAMKRSFSLLKTSSDSGTVVPLHRIISLVSITSPRSIQPHKVSISPSFVEFDMTDSGYG, from the exons ATGCCACCCACCAAACAACAG aacGGGGAACTTGCATCAGGGGAGAGTTCAGAGAGCATAGAAGCGAAAACTACCCAAATCCAAAGTCAGACAAATGGAGACCTGAAAGCACATGAGGATTCAGTGGTGCTTCTGAAAGAACAACTAACTCAGCTGGGTACAATAAGACAACAGTCACCAGAACAAAGAGACCAAGAGCTCAACAGACTTCTGCTTCTGTTCATCCAG GTCTCAGAGAGCGGCAGTGTCCTGGATGATCTGGAACTCCAGGGCTTGGCGCTGCAGGTTGGAGAAGCTCTTGTCTGTCATATACAGCAGCGAGTGGCAGATAAGCCTGCAG AGGAAGCCCGATATGAATTGGAGCAGTTgtttcagaggtcagaggtcagaagcAACCAAGGATGGCTTCTGCTCAAATCGATATCTCTTTTGTCTAACAGAGACTCT GAGGTTGGCGTTATGATCAAGACAGGTCTACCAGCTGCGTTAGTCAAGTGTCTCTACCTGTTTGTAGCTTTGCCTCCCCGAAAAGAGAGCTCTGTCTCTCAGAATGATGTCGACGAGGAAGTCAAATGCTCTTTTCAGGACACCTTTACTCAG GTGATCTTGCAGCTGTGCAGGCATGTGTGTTTTGTGGAGGTTCTGTTGGAGACCCAGGAGCTCTCAAGCGTGATCATCTCTCTCACACTGCTGTGGGATCAGTGCAGCCCCTCATGGAGACAGCAGGCGTCCCGTGTGCTCAGAGTGGTGTCTGCCGCTCAAGCTCACAACACTGTACCTGCACTGCAAG ctaGTAACTGCATGAAGATCTGCATCCAGAACATGCATAAGATCAGCGAGAACATCCCTTGTCATGTTCTAGCTGAGGTGGCCGTGAGTGTTTTCAGCTTTGTGAAGGACTCTTATCCAGTCAGCCCTGCTCTTTTTGAGGAGTTTGAGAACAATGATGGCTATAGCATCTTTCAGGCCATTTTAATACG GTGTGAGGAGGAAGTGACAGAGGAGCAGTATTTAGCCGTTCAAGACCTTCTAGGCCTCATCGCGTCATTCACACTTTTTGGCAAGGCTGAACTGAAGGTTGCCATATGTGTGAACAACCCCCAACCACCAGGCTTCACGTTTGACCCTACTCTGACTAACG gttCGCCAGTGAAGAACCTCACAGCCTTCAAAATCATCCAGGCCTCCTTCTTGCGCTCAGGCAACACAGTGATCTGCAGCCAAATCCTGCGTACCATCCAGATGATCTGGTCTTGGGAAAAGGCTAACTTCTTCCTGGTGGAGTGGTCTCTGCAGTCTCTGGCTCAGCTGGCCGAGTGTGTGTGGCAGAAATCGCCACCTGTTCACCTCATTTTCTTCGAACTGCTTGAAACCGTCATCTACCAGCTCTCCTACATCCCACACGAGACAATCAGGAAGGTCCAAGCCGTGTTGAAACAGGGTTCCTCCGAGGCCTTTAATGTCGCAGCTCTGGACTGCTTCTACAGGCTCATCATTCACAGCGGATTGCTGTCTGAAGTCCTGAGTGATGGAGGACTGATGGAACAACTGTTGTTTGAGCTCAAAAGAAGGGCAAAGATAATCAGAAAGACTGGTGTTGCTG TTGAGGAGAAAGCTGACAGCTATGAGAGGAAGTTGACCACCAACATTTTGAATGTGGTGTCAGCCCTGGCCTTGCAGTCAGTCAGAAACACTG TATTCATCAGGGACTTGGGAATGATTCCCTATGTGAAGATCTTTCTGGATGTTGAGCAGTTCCGCAGTCCAGCTCTGTGCATCCTGGAGCAGCTGTCGGAGGTCAATCCAGAGGAATACATGAGCACCGCCATCGGAGCCCTCTGTTCCTCCACTGAGAGTGAGATCAGACTCAAACAGGATCTCTTACAG TCTATTATGAAAGTTCTGGAAAACCCAAACAGCTGGAATGCCTTCCGCACCTCTGGAGGATTTACTGGCCTGCTCTCCATAGTTGTGGACATGGAAGGATCTCTGCTGGAAGCCCCAGCAGGACCATGGGCCGCACTGAGCCGCCAGAGCCTTGTTGAGCTGCTGCTCCTCACCCTACACACCCTTGCCCTTGCTGTGCATGTGCACCCCATCAATGGCCACATTTTCCACACGACCGGAGTCTGCGAGAAGCTTGGTGATGCTCTGATGCAGTTGGGCTGTTTCCAGAGAGGGGTCCCTGTGGAAACAGACAAAGAAATCTTTGACTGTAGGACTTTCCAAGAGTTTGTGGAGGCGGTGAAGAGGCCAGAACCTCAGTTGCCACCACCTTTAGGAGACTGTGTTAAGCTGCTGGGATTCCTGGAGCAATTTGCTACTGGTGTGAGCTTGGTTGCAGGTCCATCTGCTGGATTGCATGATAATAATGACGCTGGTGAGAGTCAGAAGACAAAGGAGCCAACCAATGAGGATGAGGCGTTGAATCACACCAGGGCCTCAAGTGTCTCATTTGTATCAACAGATTCTGGAAG GGCTTACTGTGACCTCATCATTCTTCATCCTGGAGCTGTTAAGCTGATCATGACTCTTCTGCCTAGTATCTACTGTCCCAGTGACCCTTGT ttgtctgAAGAGCTGCAGCTTGCTGTGATTCATCATGTGCAGACTATGTTGAAATCGGACAGAGATAGACAGATCATGTGTGAGTTTGGTCTGGCGTCCACACTGCTGACTCACTGCAAACATATCCTCATTGACAATTCCCATTCATTACACCTGCCCATAGTACGGATCCTTGAGAAACTCGCATCTCAGTCCATGGATCACAAATGCCTCAG GCAGTTCCTTTGTCTCGGGGATCCTCTGATGTGCAGTGGTAACAATCGGCTTTCTGTCTCCTGTGAAGAGGCCAGAAACACAA ACCAGACAAAAGACTCAACAGAGGATAACAAAAAATCCTCAAAAAAGGCAATGAAAAGAAGTTTCAGTCTACTGAAAACATCTTCAGACAGTGGGACTGTAGTTCCTCTTCATAGAATCATAAGTCTTGTCTCCATAACATCGCCACGGAGCATTCAGCCACACAAAGTCTCCATTTCCCCTTCCTTTGTGGAGTTTGACATGACAGACAGTGGCTATGGGTAA